One Methanoculleus sp. 7T genomic window carries:
- a CDS encoding DUF1894 domain-containing protein, whose amino-acid sequence MGCLEALKPEILLSQSSFKEAREYITKHVREYHEVEPGYKIFDVHIIGVAPLYVGVEGEHLIFPYTKPCHGTFVVKVPGGEEIERLRARKGK is encoded by the coding sequence ATGGGCTGTCTCGAAGCGCTGAAACCTGAGATCCTTCTCTCCCAGTCCTCGTTTAAGGAGGCGCGGGAGTATATCACTAAGCACGTCCGGGAGTATCACGAGGTCGAACCGGGCTACAAGATATTCGATGTCCATATCATCGGTGTCGCGCCGCTCTACGTCGGTGTGGAGGGCGAGCACCTCATCTTCCCCTACACCAAGCCCTGCCACGGGACGTTCGTGGTGAAGGTTCCGGGCGGCGAGGAGATAGAGCGCCTGCGGGCGCGGAAGGGGAAATAA
- the hisC gene encoding histidinol-phosphate transaminase, which produces MRRLVRACFSGSAGYSYAKSADDVAREHGIDRVARLASNENPCPPSPAAVEAAANALRTANRYPDTRATALVEALRRYHGDYRFVTGVGMDGVIETVIRTVVEPGEAVVVSTPTFSFYGLAAAAHGARVVNVPRREDFSVDTGGFVEACRGAKLAFLCSPNNPTGNSVPLGAVEEILEGIEGLLFLDNAYVDFSDIDYRPLMRRHENLVLGRTMSKIFALAGLRVGYAFVPEWLEPFYHRAATPFALNSVSLAAAAGALADPDRVRETCDHVRQWRERFLEEIPYETFPSDANFVMIDVSPLTGGEAVERLAAKGVLVRSCTSFPGLGDHYIRVSIGEDWENVRFLEAINNL; this is translated from the coding sequence ATGCGGCGCTTGGTTAGAGCGTGCTTCTCGGGCTCGGCGGGCTACTCCTACGCGAAGTCGGCGGATGACGTCGCGCGGGAGCACGGCATCGACCGGGTTGCCCGCCTCGCAAGCAACGAGAACCCCTGCCCGCCGTCGCCGGCCGCCGTTGAAGCGGCGGCCAATGCCCTCCGGACGGCGAACCGCTACCCGGACACGCGGGCGACGGCACTTGTCGAAGCGCTCCGCCGCTACCACGGTGACTACCGGTTCGTCACCGGTGTGGGCATGGACGGCGTCATCGAGACGGTGATCCGGACGGTCGTCGAGCCCGGCGAAGCGGTGGTCGTCTCGACCCCCACTTTCTCCTTCTACGGGCTCGCGGCCGCGGCGCATGGCGCCCGGGTTGTGAACGTCCCCCGTCGGGAGGACTTCTCGGTTGACACGGGGGGTTTCGTCGAGGCATGCCGGGGGGCAAAACTTGCCTTCCTCTGCTCCCCGAACAACCCCACTGGAAACTCGGTCCCGCTGGGTGCGGTCGAAGAGATCCTTGAAGGAATAGAGGGGTTGCTCTTCCTCGACAACGCCTACGTCGACTTCTCGGATATCGATTACCGGCCCCTTATGCGGCGGCACGAGAACTTAGTCCTCGGGCGGACGATGTCGAAGATCTTCGCTCTTGCCGGGCTGCGGGTCGGCTACGCCTTCGTACCCGAGTGGCTGGAGCCGTTCTACCACCGGGCGGCGACGCCGTTTGCCTTAAACTCGGTCTCTCTCGCGGCGGCAGCCGGGGCGCTCGCCGACCCCGACCGGGTGCGTGAGACGTGCGACCACGTCCGGCAGTGGAGGGAGCGGTTCCTCGAAGAGATACCATATGAGACGTTCCCCTCGGACGCAAACTTCGTCATGATCGATGTTTCGCCCCTGACCGGCGGCGAGGCGGTGGAGCGGCTTGCGGCAAAGGGCGTCCTTGTGCGGTCCTGCACCTCCTTCCCGGGGCTCGGGGATCATTACATCAGGGTCAGCATCGGTGAAGACTGGGAAAACGTTCGGTTCCTCGAGGCGATCAACAATCTATGA
- a CDS encoding DUF1890 domain-containing protein, with protein MTENDNGSATALILLGCPQVPVQTSMALYLVHSLKRQGIRPVIAGTTAARKLLEVADPDRHYLDEMADLDAVIDEITTKKRDFDLCFVFIHNDSGVAYAGTMAYISRARLYALLFGEHAEDLAGEIEFPCEVVAARAVHNPMPLKRRLDEVMQWAVSKR; from the coding sequence ATGACTGAGAACGATAACGGGAGTGCAACCGCACTGATCCTGCTTGGGTGCCCGCAGGTGCCGGTCCAGACGAGCATGGCGCTCTACCTGGTGCACAGCCTGAAACGACAGGGCATCCGACCGGTGATTGCCGGGACGACGGCGGCACGGAAACTGCTGGAGGTGGCCGACCCTGACCGGCACTATCTGGACGAGATGGCCGACCTTGATGCCGTAATCGACGAGATTACCACAAAAAAACGGGACTTCGACCTCTGCTTCGTCTTCATCCATAACGATTCGGGGGTCGCCTACGCAGGAACTATGGCCTACATATCCCGTGCACGGCTGTATGCGCTCCTCTTCGGGGAGCATGCGGAAGACCTTGCCGGCGAGATCGAGTTCCCCTGCGAGGTCGTCGCGGCGCGGGCCGTTCATAACCCCATGCCGCTGAAGCGAAGACTTGATGAGGTGATGCAATGGGCTGTCTCGAAGCGCTGA
- a CDS encoding TspO/MBR family protein — protein MASIYVRVIQFFVAIAACLLAGLIGSIFTTPAIPTWYAALAKPALTPPAWVFAPVWTVLFILMGIALYIVWSKGWGQKKVQVAMVIFAVQLALNVLWSYLFFGLQAPFFALLEIGLLWVAILMTICAFYRVSIPAAALLVPYLLWVTFAAYLNYGIYALNP, from the coding sequence GTGGCATCTATATACGTTCGGGTTATCCAGTTCTTCGTGGCGATCGCGGCCTGTCTGCTTGCCGGGCTGATCGGGTCGATCTTCACGACTCCGGCCATACCTACATGGTATGCCGCGCTTGCAAAACCCGCTCTGACCCCTCCGGCGTGGGTCTTTGCCCCCGTCTGGACGGTGCTCTTCATTCTCATGGGCATCGCGCTCTATATCGTCTGGAGCAAAGGGTGGGGACAAAAAAAGGTGCAGGTCGCGATGGTGATCTTCGCCGTCCAGTTGGCCCTCAACGTCCTCTGGTCGTACCTCTTCTTCGGACTGCAGGCCCCGTTCTTCGCCCTCCTTGAGATCGGGCTTCTCTGGGTCGCAATCCTCATGACAATCTGCGCCTTCTACCGGGTATCGATACCGGCGGCGGCACTGCTCGTGCCCTATCTCCTCTGGGTGACCTTTGCCGCCTACCTCAACTACGGCATCTACGCGCTTAATCCGTAA
- the fdhD gene encoding formate dehydrogenase accessory sulfurtransferase FdhD: MMDIVCRAGIQVTGDGARTVHDDIIVEDHVRLFLNGEYLTTLVASPDRLDDLGAGFVVCEGLADEVDSVDVSGKDVYITAPIGKDVRLEVESSGGYRVLGEPKEVVSSITVTADGVRAVTAAIESDTWRRTGGVHCSVLFCNGELVTRACDVGRHNTVDKVVGYATLRGLDRSTCILGCTGRQPAGMVAKAANAGIPIVVSRAASTDRGILTARQAGLTLICFSRGERFTIYTHPERVPDVYAQVEKTKS; the protein is encoded by the coding sequence ATGATGGATATCGTCTGCCGCGCCGGGATCCAGGTGACGGGCGACGGCGCGCGCACCGTCCACGACGACATCATCGTCGAGGACCATGTCCGGCTCTTCTTGAACGGCGAGTACCTCACGACCCTAGTGGCAAGCCCCGACCGTCTCGACGACCTCGGGGCGGGATTCGTCGTCTGCGAGGGGCTCGCCGACGAGGTCGACTCGGTGGATGTCTCGGGAAAGGATGTGTATATCACCGCCCCGATCGGAAAGGACGTCCGGCTTGAGGTAGAGTCGTCCGGGGGTTACCGCGTCCTCGGCGAGCCCAAGGAGGTTGTCTCGTCGATCACCGTCACGGCGGACGGCGTTCGGGCGGTCACGGCCGCGATCGAGTCCGATACCTGGCGGAGGACCGGCGGCGTCCACTGTTCGGTCCTCTTCTGCAACGGCGAACTCGTCACCCGTGCCTGCGACGTCGGCAGGCACAACACCGTCGATAAGGTTGTGGGGTATGCAACCCTCCGCGGACTCGACCGGTCGACCTGCATCCTCGGGTGCACCGGCAGGCAGCCGGCGGGGATGGTGGCGAAGGCGGCGAACGCAGGCATCCCAATCGTCGTCTCCCGAGCCGCCTCGACCGACCGGGGCATCCTCACGGCCCGGCAGGCAGGGCTCACCCTGATCTGCTTCTCGCGGGGGGAGCGGTTCACCATCTACACGCACCCGGAGCGGGTGCCTGATGTCTACGCGCAGGTGGAGAAGACTAAATCATGA
- the nifS gene encoding cysteine desulfurase NifS — MNDQDQRPVYMDHAATTFMKPEVLAAMAPYFSRHFGNPSSIYRFSRESREGVEEARTRVATALGAGPEEIFFCAGGSEADNWAIKGVASALRKRGGHIVTSAIEHHAVLHTCRALEKQGFSVTYLPVDEYGRVDPGEVEDAITDRTILVSVMTANNEIGTVQPVAAIGKVAHDHGVLFHTDAVQAVGAVPIDVDEMGIDLLSLSGHKFYGPKGTGALYIRRGTRIENLIHGGGQERGRRAGTENVPGIVGLGKAIELATADIEGHNRRIAAMRDRLIRGVLGSIPDTRLNGHPKQRLPNNANFSFRYVEGESILLLLDARGICASTGSACSSASLEPSHVLLATGLAPEEAHGSLRLTLGDANTEDDVDYVLSVLPEVIGRLRQISPLTPTCARIPEVD, encoded by the coding sequence ATGAACGATCAGGATCAACGTCCCGTGTACATGGACCACGCGGCGACGACATTCATGAAGCCCGAGGTCCTCGCGGCGATGGCTCCGTACTTCTCCCGGCATTTCGGCAACCCTTCGTCCATCTACCGGTTCTCCCGCGAGTCACGGGAGGGCGTGGAAGAAGCCCGGACCCGGGTTGCAACGGCCCTCGGGGCCGGTCCCGAGGAGATCTTCTTCTGTGCCGGCGGCAGCGAGGCCGACAACTGGGCGATCAAGGGGGTCGCATCGGCCCTCCGGAAGCGAGGCGGCCACATCGTCACCTCCGCGATCGAGCATCACGCCGTCCTCCATACCTGCCGTGCGCTCGAGAAGCAGGGCTTCTCGGTCACCTACCTGCCCGTGGACGAGTACGGCCGGGTTGACCCGGGAGAGGTCGAGGACGCTATCACCGACCGGACCATTCTCGTCTCGGTGATGACCGCGAACAACGAGATCGGGACCGTCCAGCCGGTTGCCGCCATCGGGAAGGTCGCGCACGACCACGGCGTCCTCTTCCATACCGACGCCGTCCAAGCGGTCGGAGCGGTGCCGATCGACGTGGACGAGATGGGGATCGACCTTCTCTCGCTCTCCGGGCACAAGTTCTACGGCCCCAAGGGTACCGGGGCGCTCTACATCCGGCGGGGGACGCGTATCGAGAACCTGATCCACGGCGGCGGACAGGAGCGGGGGCGACGCGCCGGGACCGAGAATGTTCCGGGCATCGTCGGGCTCGGAAAGGCTATCGAACTTGCGACCGCCGATATCGAGGGGCACAACCGCCGGATCGCCGCGATGCGGGACCGGCTGATCCGGGGAGTCCTCGGGTCGATCCCGGATACCCGGTTGAACGGCCACCCGAAGCAGCGGCTCCCGAACAACGCGAACTTCAGTTTCCGCTACGTCGAGGGGGAGTCGATCCTCCTCCTGCTCGACGCCCGCGGGATCTGCGCCTCCACAGGGAGCGCCTGCTCCTCGGCGTCGCTTGAGCCCTCGCACGTGCTGCTCGCAACCGGGCTTGCCCCCGAGGAGGCGCACGGGTCGCTCCGGTTGACGCTCGGCGACGCCAATACGGAGGACGACGTCGACTACGTCCTTTCCGTGCTGCCCGAGGTGATCGGGAGGTTGCGGCAGATATCGCCGCTGACGCCTACGTGCGCCCGGATCCCGGAGGTCGATTGA
- a CDS encoding LL-diaminopimelate aminotransferase, translating into MYSRRMDHLPPYLFARIDEMKEEKLRQGVDVIDLGVGDPDLPTPPHIVEALCAAARDPKNHHYPSYAGMLAYREAVAGWYQDRFGVDLDPKKEVLALIGSKEGIAHIAEAFVNPGEVVLAADPGYPVYKTSTLFAEGKVYEMPIRAENDFLPVLEDIPADVVKQAKLIFINYPNNPTAATAPLSFFEEVVEFAREHNIVVVHDNAYSEITFDGYRAPSFLEADGAMEVGVEMHSLSKTYNMTGWRIGMACGNKEIIAGLGRVKTNVDSGAFNAVQHAAITALTGPQDCVAKACSIYQERRDVLVAGLSEIGFDVRAPKATFYVWVPVDDCMAFSAQLLDQAGIVATPGVGFGKNGEGFVRFAITRSIERIREAVDRMRGLDL; encoded by the coding sequence ATGTACTCGAGACGCATGGACCACCTTCCACCCTACCTTTTTGCACGTATCGACGAGATGAAAGAGGAGAAACTGCGCCAAGGTGTCGACGTCATCGACCTCGGGGTCGGGGACCCCGACCTCCCCACCCCGCCGCATATCGTGGAGGCGCTCTGCGCTGCGGCCCGGGACCCGAAGAACCACCATTACCCCTCCTACGCCGGCATGCTCGCCTACCGTGAGGCGGTAGCCGGCTGGTATCAGGATAGGTTCGGGGTCGACCTAGACCCGAAGAAGGAAGTGCTCGCCCTCATCGGATCGAAGGAAGGCATCGCACACATCGCCGAGGCGTTCGTCAACCCCGGCGAGGTCGTCCTAGCCGCCGACCCCGGCTACCCCGTCTACAAGACCTCGACGCTCTTTGCCGAAGGAAAGGTCTACGAGATGCCCATCCGGGCCGAGAACGACTTCCTCCCGGTGCTCGAGGATATTCCCGCCGACGTCGTGAAGCAGGCGAAGCTGATCTTCATCAACTACCCGAACAACCCCACCGCGGCAACGGCTCCGCTCTCGTTCTTCGAGGAGGTCGTCGAGTTCGCTCGGGAGCACAACATCGTCGTCGTCCACGACAACGCCTACTCCGAGATCACCTTCGACGGCTACCGGGCGCCCTCGTTCCTCGAGGCGGACGGCGCCATGGAGGTCGGCGTCGAGATGCACTCGCTCTCGAAGACCTACAACATGACCGGGTGGCGGATCGGCATGGCCTGCGGGAACAAAGAGATCATCGCCGGACTCGGGCGGGTCAAGACGAACGTCGACTCTGGTGCGTTCAACGCCGTCCAGCACGCCGCGATAACGGCGCTCACCGGCCCCCAGGACTGCGTCGCCAAAGCCTGCTCGATCTATCAGGAGCGCCGGGACGTGCTTGTTGCAGGGCTCTCCGAGATCGGGTTCGACGTCCGGGCGCCGAAGGCCACGTTCTATGTCTGGGTGCCGGTCGACGACTGCATGGCGTTTTCCGCACAACTCCTCGATCAGGCGGGGATCGTCGCTACCCCCGGCGTAGGGTTCGGCAAAAACGGAGAAGGGTTCGTCAGGTTCGCCATCACCCGGTCGATCGAGCGGATCCGCGAGGCGGTGGACAGGATGCGGGGGCTCGACCTGTGA
- the cutA gene encoding divalent-cation tolerance protein CutA, whose product MDLPEYVVVFCTAPAGEAEGLAKALVDAKLAACVNVTGVRSCFRWEGAVSSEPEELLIIKTQHRLLDQLIARIRGLHSYEIPEIIAMPIVGGYAPYLNWIREETA is encoded by the coding sequence ATGGATCTCCCCGAATATGTTGTGGTCTTCTGCACGGCGCCTGCCGGAGAGGCGGAGGGGCTCGCAAAAGCCCTCGTCGATGCCAAGCTCGCCGCCTGCGTGAACGTTACCGGCGTGCGGTCCTGCTTCCGGTGGGAGGGTGCGGTCTCAAGCGAGCCCGAAGAGCTCCTGATCATCAAGACACAGCACCGCCTGCTCGACCAACTCATCGCGAGAATCCGGGGACTCCACAGTTATGAGATCCCCGAGATCATCGCCATGCCCATCGTCGGCGGCTACGCCCCATACCTGAACTGGATTCGGGAGGAGACGGCATGA
- the nifU gene encoding Fe-S cluster assembly scaffold protein NifU gives MYTEKVMEHIMDPKNVGELPDADGVGEVGSPACGDIMKIYLKIEGDRITDARFRTFGCGAAIASSSMATEMIRGKSLAEAWALSNADVVDALGGLPPVKVHCSVLARDAIRAAINDYRTRRGLEPWEMRCSGCGDGGCGGETGCGSRPENH, from the coding sequence ATGTATACGGAAAAAGTAATGGAGCATATCATGGACCCCAAAAACGTTGGGGAGCTACCGGATGCCGACGGCGTCGGCGAGGTCGGAAGCCCGGCCTGCGGCGACATCATGAAGATCTACCTGAAGATCGAGGGAGACCGGATCACCGACGCCCGGTTCAGGACCTTCGGGTGCGGAGCGGCGATCGCCTCAAGTTCCATGGCTACCGAGATGATCCGGGGCAAGTCTCTTGCCGAGGCATGGGCCCTCTCGAACGCCGACGTGGTGGATGCCCTCGGCGGCCTTCCGCCGGTGAAGGTCCACTGCTCGGTCCTCGCCCGCGATGCCATCCGGGCCGCGATCAACGACTACCGGACCCGCCGCGGGCTCGAACCCTGGGAGATGCGGTGCTCTGGGTGCGGAGACGGAGGATGCGGCGGGGAGACCGGGTGCGGTTCCCGGCCGGAGAATCATTAA
- a CDS encoding PAS domain S-box protein, with the protein MSGSLRVLLIGGHPDDVREMLGESGREVALIHCERHESGIAVVSRGDVEVVLLDLELPGNRETALFDRLREAAPDVPIIVLTAVGDERAALRAMQCGAQDYLVKGKTDADLLSRAVRYAQERMRAERALRNSEAMYRRLVENLNEGVLAVDEDGIITFANPRMGEILGYPAERLPGSPVARFFGTADGTASVAKNLSCRQTDLKQEFEQDLLASDGKRIHALVVSSPIADDAGAFRGCLAGVLDITGRKQAEEALRQSEQKYRLVVESLSEGIWVIDQDTLTSFVNPRMAEMLGYAPEEMIGKPFCSFLSPSCGAVIQDRLNRRRDGIREQYECEFVRKDGDSITALLIASPFTDDSGEFRGSIAGVMDITERKQAEEEIRIRNEQLMVLNQIISVSATSLSLAELLEESLEKTLDLMGFHVGVVYMLDAERKRALLQYQRGVPPGCMSRNRVIKVHHWPFNFIFIAGQPRYIERQPDLNSIEADILRELEVSSLACIPLIAESVVVGAVYVGSKTKESFSREERTLLEMIGKEIGSGILKGMLHKKLEAANREANLYLDIMTHDIKNVENVASLYADLLIEMLGGGEAALYAKKIRSSIRKSAEILGNVTTIRRIHHDLPVTEPVDLDAVVREEVAAFPDVAIEFEDTPRRVWADDLLSEVFTNLIRNAVKFGGPGVRITVKMEDYDGENVLVSVEDTGPGIPDGMKESIFHRFERGWVAGCGDGLGLFIVRTLIERYGGTVRVEDRVEGRPDLGAAFRFTLREVLPAGGDEDADELPAEEECR; encoded by the coding sequence ATGAGCGGATCGTTGAGAGTGTTGTTGATCGGGGGGCATCCCGACGACGTCCGGGAGATGCTTGGGGAGAGCGGGCGTGAGGTTGCGTTGATCCACTGCGAGCGCCACGAAAGCGGAATTGCCGTAGTATCGCGCGGTGACGTCGAGGTGGTCCTCCTCGACCTTGAGCTCCCTGGCAACCGGGAGACGGCGCTCTTCGACCGTCTGCGGGAAGCGGCACCCGACGTCCCGATCATCGTTCTCACCGCAGTGGGCGACGAACGTGCCGCGCTCCGTGCGATGCAGTGCGGTGCGCAGGACTACCTCGTCAAAGGGAAGACCGACGCGGACCTGCTCTCTCGGGCCGTCAGGTACGCGCAGGAGAGGATGCGGGCGGAACGTGCCCTCAGAAACTCGGAGGCGATGTACCGGAGGCTGGTTGAGAACCTCAACGAGGGGGTTCTGGCCGTGGATGAGGACGGCATCATCACCTTCGCAAACCCGCGCATGGGCGAGATCCTCGGCTACCCTGCAGAGCGCCTGCCCGGGTCGCCGGTCGCTAGGTTCTTCGGCACCGCGGACGGCACCGCTTCCGTCGCCAAAAACCTCTCCTGCCGACAGACGGACCTGAAGCAGGAGTTCGAACAGGATCTCCTCGCGAGTGACGGCAAGCGCATCCACGCGCTCGTAGTCTCATCGCCGATCGCCGACGACGCCGGCGCATTCAGGGGATGCCTTGCCGGGGTGCTGGACATCACCGGCCGAAAGCAGGCAGAGGAGGCGCTCAGGCAGAGCGAGCAGAAGTACCGGCTTGTCGTGGAGAGCCTCAGCGAGGGGATATGGGTGATCGACCAAGACACCCTCACGTCGTTTGTCAACCCGAGAATGGCGGAGATGCTCGGCTACGCTCCGGAAGAGATGATTGGAAAGCCGTTTTGCTCGTTTCTCTCTCCCTCCTGCGGCGCCGTGATCCAGGACCGCTTGAACCGCCGAAGAGACGGCATCCGCGAGCAGTATGAGTGCGAGTTCGTCCGCAAGGATGGCGACTCTATCACGGCGCTTCTGATTGCATCCCCGTTCACAGACGATTCCGGTGAGTTCCGGGGCTCGATTGCCGGCGTTATGGATATCACCGAGCGGAAACAGGCGGAAGAGGAGATCCGGATCCGGAACGAGCAGCTCATGGTCCTCAACCAGATCATCAGCGTCTCGGCAACCTCCCTCTCGCTGGCCGAACTCCTCGAGGAGTCGCTTGAGAAGACGCTCGACCTGATGGGGTTCCATGTCGGGGTCGTCTACATGCTCGATGCCGAGCGGAAGCGGGCCCTGCTGCAGTACCAGAGAGGAGTGCCGCCGGGATGCATGTCCCGAAACCGCGTGATCAAGGTCCACCACTGGCCGTTCAACTTCATCTTCATCGCCGGCCAGCCCCGCTACATCGAGCGGCAGCCCGACCTCAACTCCATCGAGGCTGATATACTCCGGGAACTCGAGGTCTCGTCGCTCGCCTGCATCCCGCTCATCGCCGAGTCGGTCGTCGTCGGGGCGGTCTACGTCGGCAGCAAGACGAAAGAGTCCTTCTCCCGCGAGGAGCGGACGCTCCTTGAGATGATAGGCAAGGAGATTGGGTCGGGAATCCTCAAGGGCATGCTCCACAAAAAACTGGAGGCGGCGAACCGGGAGGCGAACCTCTACCTGGATATCATGACGCACGACATCAAGAACGTCGAGAACGTCGCAAGCCTCTATGCCGACCTCCTTATCGAGATGTTGGGCGGAGGGGAGGCCGCGCTGTACGCCAAAAAGATCCGGAGCAGTATCCGCAAGAGTGCGGAGATCCTCGGGAACGTCACCACGATCCGCCGTATCCATCACGATTTGCCCGTTACCGAGCCTGTCGACCTTGACGCCGTCGTCAGGGAGGAGGTCGCCGCCTTCCCGGATGTTGCGATCGAGTTCGAGGACACCCCCCGCCGCGTCTGGGCGGACGACCTCCTCTCCGAAGTCTTCACGAACCTGATCCGGAACGCCGTCAAGTTCGGCGGTCCCGGGGTTCGGATCACCGTCAAGATGGAGGATTATGACGGCGAGAATGTGCTCGTCTCGGTCGAGGACACCGGGCCCGGCATACCCGACGGGATGAAGGAGTCCATCTTCCACCGATTCGAGCGGGGATGGGTCGCGGGGTGCGGCGACGGACTCGGGCTCTTCATCGTCCGCACGCTCATCGAGCGCTACGGCGGGACGGTCCGGGTGGAAGACAGGGTGGAAGGGCGGCCGGACCTCGGTGCGGCGTTCAGGTTCACCCTCCGTGAGGTCCTCCCCGCCGGGGGCGACGAAGATGCCGACGAACTCCCGGCGGAGGAGGAATGCCGGTGA
- a CDS encoding CDP-alcohol phosphatidyltransferase family protein, translating into MTLDQFRPQVQGIVQPVVNLTRRLGVTPNGLTIASFFVSILAGIAFYAGGVVLGVVMVALNAVFDALDGALARDMGIASLRGDFLDHVIDRYADIFIITGIFAGGAASWPIGVFALTGVLMSSYLGTQAQAVGVGRYYGGILGRADRLVLIMIAGVLTVLIPGEIYGLNYLGWLLVIFGILGHYTAFQRFAHVWRQIEKE; encoded by the coding sequence ATGACACTGGACCAGTTCCGACCTCAAGTACAGGGCATCGTTCAGCCCGTGGTGAACCTGACCCGAAGACTCGGGGTCACCCCGAACGGGCTGACCATCGCGTCATTTTTCGTATCGATACTTGCGGGTATCGCGTTCTATGCCGGAGGCGTCGTGCTCGGCGTCGTCATGGTCGCGCTGAACGCCGTCTTCGATGCGCTCGACGGAGCGCTCGCACGGGACATGGGGATCGCGAGCCTCCGCGGGGATTTCCTGGACCATGTCATCGACCGCTACGCCGATATCTTCATCATCACCGGCATCTTCGCAGGCGGCGCCGCATCATGGCCAATCGGCGTCTTCGCCCTGACCGGAGTCCTGATGTCCTCCTACCTCGGCACCCAGGCGCAGGCCGTCGGGGTCGGCAGGTATTACGGTGGCATCCTCGGCCGGGCGGACCGCTTGGTGCTGATCATGATCGCCGGCGTGCTCACCGTCCTTATCCCAGGGGAGATCTACGGCTTGAACTACCTCGGGTGGCTCCTCGTCATATTCGGCATTCTCGGGCATTACACCGCCTTCCAGCGCTTTGCTCACGTCTGGCGGCAGATCGAAAAAGAGTGA
- a CDS encoding adenylate kinase family protein has product MMVGITGTPGTGKTSVAAELERRGHRVVRLTDTVRPYILEEDRCRQTLVVDVDRWVAEFEPLDGIVEGHLAHYLPCDRVVVLRCRPDVLRQRLSPRNYSQEKVAENVEAEALDVILIETLEGHPGEHVLELDTTSLSTGECADLIEQFIRGELPSSYGSIDWTDYLDLGA; this is encoded by the coding sequence ATGATGGTAGGCATCACCGGGACGCCGGGGACCGGGAAGACGTCCGTTGCGGCCGAACTTGAGCGGCGGGGCCACCGCGTCGTCCGCCTGACCGATACGGTGCGCCCCTATATCCTCGAAGAGGACCGGTGCCGCCAGACGCTGGTGGTGGACGTCGACCGGTGGGTAGCGGAGTTCGAACCCCTCGACGGGATCGTCGAGGGCCACCTCGCGCATTATCTCCCCTGCGACCGGGTGGTGGTGCTCAGGTGCCGCCCCGACGTCCTGCGGCAGCGCTTATCCCCAAGGAACTATTCCCAAGAGAAGGTCGCGGAGAACGTCGAGGCTGAGGCCCTCGACGTCATCCTGATCGAGACCCTCGAAGGCCATCCTGGGGAACACGTCTTAGAACTGGATACGACCAGCCTCTCCACAGGAGAGTGCGCAGACCTGATCGAGCAGTTTATCCGGGGAGAACTGCCATCATCCTACGGGTCCATCGACTGGACCGATTATCTGGATCTCGGCGCATGA